One genomic segment of Bacillota bacterium includes these proteins:
- a CDS encoding AMP-binding protein: protein MYIPEEVGEAGLQAFLERAYAEVPAVRRLFDGAGVLVSGPESPAAVLRRMPVTSKDELREQQRQRPPFGEWVRQDLKGTARVFVSPGPIYNVEANRADDWGAEEALRAAGFGPGDLVINTFTYHLSPAAFIVEAGLRAIGATVIPAGTGAKADQVRLLRHLPVTGFAGVPSYMKALLDEVAADGQTGGAGPPGLPLRRAWFAAERLPEELRQHLREAWGIESFQGYGTAELGIVGYECPERHGMHLGSQVVVELLDPSTRQPVADGEVGEVVVTALRPAYPLIRLATGDLSRLVTQPCACGRRSPRLVGVLGRVGSGVKVRGMFVYPHQVEGLARHVPGVARVAARVGRVEFRDTLTVEVELTAGAAAERRAGGASKVEEAVARVAREQLRVRPDVVRIVEPGSLSGRPVLADDRER from the coding sequence GTGTACATTCCGGAAGAGGTGGGCGAAGCGGGTCTCCAAGCGTTCCTGGAGCGGGCGTACGCCGAGGTTCCTGCGGTGCGGCGCCTGTTTGACGGCGCCGGTGTGTTGGTCTCCGGGCCCGAGAGCCCTGCCGCCGTGCTGCGGCGCATGCCGGTGACGTCCAAGGACGAACTTCGCGAACAGCAGCGGCAGAGGCCGCCGTTCGGCGAGTGGGTGCGGCAGGACCTGAAAGGCACGGCCCGGGTGTTCGTCTCGCCGGGCCCCATTTACAACGTGGAGGCCAACCGGGCCGACGACTGGGGGGCAGAAGAGGCGCTGCGGGCGGCGGGGTTCGGGCCGGGTGATCTGGTCATCAACACGTTTACCTACCACCTCAGCCCGGCGGCGTTCATCGTCGAGGCGGGATTGCGCGCCATCGGAGCGACGGTGATCCCGGCCGGCACGGGCGCCAAGGCCGATCAGGTCCGGCTGCTGCGGCACCTGCCGGTGACGGGCTTTGCAGGGGTGCCCAGCTACATGAAGGCCCTCCTGGATGAGGTGGCAGCGGACGGCCAAACAGGCGGGGCCGGACCGCCCGGGCTGCCCCTTCGCCGGGCGTGGTTTGCCGCCGAGCGGCTGCCCGAGGAGCTGCGCCAGCACCTCCGGGAGGCGTGGGGCATCGAGAGCTTCCAGGGGTACGGCACGGCCGAACTGGGGATTGTGGGGTACGAATGTCCCGAGCGCCATGGCATGCACCTGGGGAGCCAGGTCGTGGTCGAACTCCTCGACCCGTCCACCCGCCAGCCGGTGGCCGACGGGGAGGTGGGCGAGGTGGTGGTTACGGCGCTGCGCCCTGCCTACCCGCTGATCCGGCTTGCCACCGGCGACCTCTCTCGCCTCGTCACGCAGCCCTGCGCCTGCGGCCGGCGTTCGCCGAGGCTCGTCGGGGTGCTCGGGCGAGTGGGGTCGGGCGTGAAGGTTCGGGGGATGTTCGTCTACCCGCACCAGGTCGAGGGGCTGGCGCGCCACGTACCGGGCGTGGCCCGTGTTGCAGCCCGGGTGGGCCGTGTGGAGTTTCGGGATACGCTGACCGTGGAAGTTGAGCTGACCGCGGGCGCGGCGGCCGAGCGGCGTGCCGGTGGTGCGTCAAAGGTCGAGGAGGCCGTGGCCCGGGTGGCCCGGGAGCAGCTGCGGGTGCGGCCCGACGTCGTACGGATCGTCGAGCCGGGCAGCCTTTCAGGCCGCCCCGTGCTCGCAGACGACCGGGAGCGCTAG
- a CDS encoding asparagine synthase-related protein, translating into RPLYWGWGRGGGGAARGASGSAPGGGRPVVYFASEIKAIRTACPGYESVTPGSVAVFRVDAGRAVRGPAWARTRLFPWERGAAQAEVSGAQASGPQVSGEQLSDEAAVEQLEALLRRAVVKRLMADVPLGVLLSGGLDSSLVAALARQHYEGPLHSFAVGTPDSPDLDASARVAAALGTVHHVRTFTEADARRLLPTVIYHLESFDAPLVRSALANYLVFEMASEHVRVALSGEGSDELFAGYESLAGLEGPALGAELARLVELLHNTNLQRSDRMGLAFGVEARVPFLDMELLDWAFSLPAHLKRRTEGDRMVDKWVVRALARRFLPENIAARPKAKFSQGSGAAAALSRLAEELLSDGEWRRLQARCPDVPLNSREQALYLRLFLDFYPEPAARRAIGLTRSVVPGEVA; encoded by the coding sequence CCGGCCGCTCTACTGGGGTTGGGGCCGGGGCGGCGGGGGCGCGGCTCGGGGTGCGTCCGGCAGCGCGCCGGGCGGGGGCCGCCCGGTCGTCTACTTCGCCTCCGAGATCAAGGCCATCCGGACGGCGTGCCCGGGGTACGAGTCCGTTACGCCCGGGAGCGTGGCGGTCTTCCGCGTGGACGCAGGCAGGGCAGTACGCGGCCCGGCATGGGCCCGCACGCGGCTTTTCCCGTGGGAGCGGGGCGCCGCCCAGGCGGAGGTGTCGGGCGCGCAGGCCTCGGGCCCGCAGGTTTCGGGCGAGCAGCTTTCGGACGAGGCCGCGGTGGAGCAATTGGAGGCGCTGCTTCGCCGAGCCGTGGTCAAGCGGTTGATGGCCGACGTCCCGCTTGGCGTGCTCCTCAGCGGCGGCCTGGACTCGAGCCTCGTGGCCGCCCTGGCCCGCCAGCACTACGAGGGGCCCCTTCACTCGTTTGCCGTCGGCACGCCGGACAGCCCCGACCTCGACGCCTCCGCCCGGGTGGCGGCGGCGCTGGGTACCGTGCACCACGTCCGGACGTTCACCGAGGCGGACGCCCGGCGCCTCCTGCCAACCGTCATCTACCACCTGGAGAGTTTCGATGCGCCCCTGGTGCGAAGCGCCCTGGCCAACTACCTGGTGTTCGAGATGGCCTCCGAGCACGTCAGGGTGGCGCTCAGCGGCGAGGGCAGCGACGAACTCTTCGCCGGGTACGAAAGCCTCGCCGGCCTGGAGGGCCCCGCGCTGGGCGCCGAGCTGGCGCGCCTGGTCGAGCTCCTGCACAACACCAATTTGCAGCGCTCTGACCGCATGGGGCTGGCGTTCGGGGTCGAGGCCAGGGTGCCGTTTCTCGACATGGAACTGCTCGACTGGGCGTTCTCGCTGCCGGCTCACCTCAAGCGCCGCACGGAAGGCGACCGGATGGTCGACAAGTGGGTGGTTCGGGCGCTCGCCAGGCGCTTTTTGCCGGAGAACATCGCGGCGCGCCCCAAGGCGAAGTTCTCGCAGGGAAGCGGCGCCGCCGCGGCGCTCTCTCGCCTGGCCGAGGAACTGCTGAGCGACGGCGAGTGGCGCCGCCTGCAGGCACGCTGCCCTGACGTGCCGCTCAACTCCCGGGAGCAGGCGCTTTACCTGCGGCTCTTCCTGGACTTCTACCCCGAACCGGCCGCCCGCCGCGCCATCGGCCTGACGCGAAGCGTGGTGCCCGGCGAGGTGGCGTAG